One genomic window of Arachis stenosperma cultivar V10309 chromosome 10, arast.V10309.gnm1.PFL2, whole genome shotgun sequence includes the following:
- the LOC130955277 gene encoding protein NRT1/ PTR FAMILY 1.2-like isoform X1 produces MMFIATFGTLFILMGSFPEIEHVVEVPLLSKATSTTSHNHKGGFRTLPFIIANEAFERLASIGLMPNMILYLTREYGMETAAATNFLLLWSAATNFTPLIAALLADSWVGRYSMIAFGSVTSLLGMVLLWSTTMIPRQISNQLTNVYNSTSTMQLLILHSSFALMAIGAGGIRSSSLAFGVDQLSMKDKDGNVKESYFGWYYASVTLSILLGLTGVVYIQETMGWKVGFGIPVILMFISTISFFLASPFYVKLETKKNMVSGLAQVIVASYRNRLVQLNQEYGNLTYYHEKDSILLVPSESLRFLNKACMIRDPSQDLKPDGRPLNPWNLCTVDQVEELKALLRVIPIWTAGIMLTVNVSQGSFLVLEASSMDRHVTSNFEIPSGSFGTFMIISVVLWVILYDRVLVPAASLILGRPACLGSKQKIGLGLFSSCVSIASLAIVENIRRGIAIDQGYSEQPQAVVNLSALWLLPRQILDGLAEASACIGQNEFFLAELPQSMSSLASTLGGLGMSVGNLAASFVLSGVDGVTGGGGNESWLSSNINKGHYDYYYAFIFSLCIANFGYFIYCSKAYGPCKGNGKYNFK; encoded by the exons ATGATGTTTATCGCTACTTTTGGTACACTATTCATACTG ATGGGAAGCTTCCCAGAGATAGAGCATGTGGTGGAAGTTCCACTTCTCTCCAAGGCCACTTCCACTACTTCCCACAACCACAAGGGTGGCTTCAGAACCTTGCCTTTCATCATAG CAAATGAGGCATTTGAGAGGCTGGCTAGCATTGGACTAATGCCTAACATGATATTGTACTTGACAAGAGAGTATGGCATGGAAACTGCTGCTGCCACCAATTTCCTCTTGTTATGGTCTGCTGCCACCAATTTCACACCCCTCATTGCTGCTTTGCTTGCAGACTCTTGGGTCGGTCGATATTCCATGATTGCTTTTGGTTCTGTTACTAGCCTGTTG GGAATGGTTCTTCTATGGTCAACAACCATGATTCCAAGGCAAATTTCCAACCAATTAACCAATGTCTATAACTCCACTTCAACAATGCAACTTTTGATCTTACATTCCTCTTTTGCCCTTATGGCCATTGGAGCTGGAGGCATAAGATCATCCTCTTTAGCCTTCGGTGTTGATCAGTTAAGCATGAAGGACAAAGATGGGAATGTTAAGGAAAGTTACTTCGGATGGTACTATGCTTCGGTCACATTGTCAATACTTCTTGGTCTAACTGGTGTTGTTTACATTCAAGAAACCATGGGATGGAAAGTGGGGTTCGGAATTCCTGTTATCTTAATGTTCATATCGACTATATCTTTTTTCTTAGCTTCTCCATTTTATGTCAAGCTAGAGACCAAAAAGAACATGGTGAGTGGGTTAGCTCAGGTCATTGTAGCCTCTTATAGAAATAGACTTGTTCAGTTGAATCAGGAATATGGAAATTTGACATACTACCATGAGAAGGATTCGATTCTCCTAGTGCCAAGTGAAAGTTTGAG GTTTCTCAACAAAGCATGCATGATTAGAGATCCCTCGCAAGATCTCAAACCAGATGGAAGGCCTTTGAATCCATGGAATCTTTGCACAGTGGATCAAGTGGAAGAACTAAAGGCACTTCTCAGGGTAATTCCAATTTGGACAGCAGGAATCATGCTCACTGTGAATGTTAGCCAAGGTTCTTTCCTGGTGCTCGAGGCATCGTCCATGGACCGCCACGTCACTTCAAACTTTGAAATTCCTTCAGGCTCCTTTGGAACATTCATGATTATATCGGTAGTACTTTGGGTTATACTCTATGACCGTGTTTTAGTCCCAGCTGCATCGTTGATACTGGGACGGCCCGCATGCTTAGGATCAAAACAGAAAATAGGACTTGGCCTATTTTCATCTTGTGTTTCAATCGCATCATTAGCAATAGTAGAGAACATTAGGCGTGGGATTGCAATCGATCAAGGCTATTCGGAACAACCACAAGCCGTGGTGAACTTGTCCGCCCTATGGCTCCTGCCACGGCAAATCCTTGACGGATTGGCCGAGGCATCAGCCTGCATTGGACAAAACGAGTTCTTTCTGGCCGAGCTTCCCCAATCGATGTCTAGCTTGGCGTCCACGCTAGGTGGCCTGGGAATGTCTGTGGGGAATTTGGCAGCAAGTTTTGTTCTGAGTGGTGTTGATGGTGTTACTGGAGGAGGAGGAAATGAGAGTTGGCTTTCAAGCAACATAAACAAGGGTCATTATGATTACTATTATGCATTCATTTTTAGTTTGTGCATTGCAAATTTTGGATATTTTATTTACTGTAGTAAAGCTTATGGCCCTTGTAAGGGTAATGGAAAGTATAATTTTAAGTAG
- the LOC130955277 gene encoding protein NRT1/ PTR FAMILY 1.2-like isoform X2, whose translation MMFIATFGTLFILGMVLLWSTTMIPRQISNQLTNVYNSTSTMQLLILHSSFALMAIGAGGIRSSSLAFGVDQLSMKDKDGNVKESYFGWYYASVTLSILLGLTGVVYIQETMGWKVGFGIPVILMFISTISFFLASPFYVKLETKKNMVSGLAQVIVASYRNRLVQLNQEYGNLTYYHEKDSILLVPSESLRFLNKACMIRDPSQDLKPDGRPLNPWNLCTVDQVEELKALLRVIPIWTAGIMLTVNVSQGSFLVLEASSMDRHVTSNFEIPSGSFGTFMIISVVLWVILYDRVLVPAASLILGRPACLGSKQKIGLGLFSSCVSIASLAIVENIRRGIAIDQGYSEQPQAVVNLSALWLLPRQILDGLAEASACIGQNEFFLAELPQSMSSLASTLGGLGMSVGNLAASFVLSGVDGVTGGGGNESWLSSNINKGHYDYYYAFIFSLCIANFGYFIYCSKAYGPCKGNGKYNFK comes from the exons ATGATGTTTATCGCTACTTTTGGTACACTATTCATACTG GGAATGGTTCTTCTATGGTCAACAACCATGATTCCAAGGCAAATTTCCAACCAATTAACCAATGTCTATAACTCCACTTCAACAATGCAACTTTTGATCTTACATTCCTCTTTTGCCCTTATGGCCATTGGAGCTGGAGGCATAAGATCATCCTCTTTAGCCTTCGGTGTTGATCAGTTAAGCATGAAGGACAAAGATGGGAATGTTAAGGAAAGTTACTTCGGATGGTACTATGCTTCGGTCACATTGTCAATACTTCTTGGTCTAACTGGTGTTGTTTACATTCAAGAAACCATGGGATGGAAAGTGGGGTTCGGAATTCCTGTTATCTTAATGTTCATATCGACTATATCTTTTTTCTTAGCTTCTCCATTTTATGTCAAGCTAGAGACCAAAAAGAACATGGTGAGTGGGTTAGCTCAGGTCATTGTAGCCTCTTATAGAAATAGACTTGTTCAGTTGAATCAGGAATATGGAAATTTGACATACTACCATGAGAAGGATTCGATTCTCCTAGTGCCAAGTGAAAGTTTGAG GTTTCTCAACAAAGCATGCATGATTAGAGATCCCTCGCAAGATCTCAAACCAGATGGAAGGCCTTTGAATCCATGGAATCTTTGCACAGTGGATCAAGTGGAAGAACTAAAGGCACTTCTCAGGGTAATTCCAATTTGGACAGCAGGAATCATGCTCACTGTGAATGTTAGCCAAGGTTCTTTCCTGGTGCTCGAGGCATCGTCCATGGACCGCCACGTCACTTCAAACTTTGAAATTCCTTCAGGCTCCTTTGGAACATTCATGATTATATCGGTAGTACTTTGGGTTATACTCTATGACCGTGTTTTAGTCCCAGCTGCATCGTTGATACTGGGACGGCCCGCATGCTTAGGATCAAAACAGAAAATAGGACTTGGCCTATTTTCATCTTGTGTTTCAATCGCATCATTAGCAATAGTAGAGAACATTAGGCGTGGGATTGCAATCGATCAAGGCTATTCGGAACAACCACAAGCCGTGGTGAACTTGTCCGCCCTATGGCTCCTGCCACGGCAAATCCTTGACGGATTGGCCGAGGCATCAGCCTGCATTGGACAAAACGAGTTCTTTCTGGCCGAGCTTCCCCAATCGATGTCTAGCTTGGCGTCCACGCTAGGTGGCCTGGGAATGTCTGTGGGGAATTTGGCAGCAAGTTTTGTTCTGAGTGGTGTTGATGGTGTTACTGGAGGAGGAGGAAATGAGAGTTGGCTTTCAAGCAACATAAACAAGGGTCATTATGATTACTATTATGCATTCATTTTTAGTTTGTGCATTGCAAATTTTGGATATTTTATTTACTGTAGTAAAGCTTATGGCCCTTGTAAGGGTAATGGAAAGTATAATTTTAAGTAG
- the LOC130954353 gene encoding uncharacterized protein LOC130954353 — MGGRVLCKMLVAALFMLFSAQNPLVSCALSSELQEQINAINEQGPYIGLVMPNSFELDPLLSNSEYIASGYVLDVSGRRFRFGAIGDKPVILVMTGLSMINAGITTQLLLSLFNIEGVVHYGIAGNANEQLHIGDVAISHYWGHLGLWSWQRYGLGPENELPLEPNGDYTRKYGHLKFADYTSNVTADSSYDNLLNNIFYQPEEIFPINGTPEQRQHAFWVQVDTTYYNTASRLKNMKLEKCLNSTKCLSHTPKLKFVSKGASASIYLDNAAYRGFIREQFEVTQVDMESASVALICRQQNVPFIVIRALSNLPGATSEDSNEPDTFAPLAATNSVKVVVEFVKLLPSSLSSSKIKRSPM, encoded by the exons ATGGGTGGCAGAGTGTTGTGCAAAATGTTGGTTGCAGCATTGTTTATGTTATTCAGTGCCCAAAATCCATTAGTAAGTTGTGCTTTGAGTTCTGAATTGCAAGAACAGATCAATGCAATCAACGAACAAGGGCCATACATAGGTTTGGTCATGCCAAATTCCTTTGAACTCGATCCTCTTCTTAGCAATTCAGAATACATCGCTAGTGGTTATGTCCTAGACGTTTCag gcAGGAGATTTCGCTTTGGAGCCATTGGTGACAAGCCTGTTATATTGGTCATGACAGGATTAAGCatg ATAAATGCAGGAATAACTACTCAGCTTCTTTTGAGCCTTTTCAACATAGAAGGAGTGGTGCATTATGGCATAGCTGGAAATGCAAATGAACAACTTCATATTGGAGATGTTGCTATTTCTCATTATTGGGGTCATCTCGGCCTTTGGAGTTGGCAG AGGTATGGGCTAGGGCCGGAGAATGAACTACCCTTAGAACCAAACGGAGACTACACAAGAAAATATGGACACTTAAAATTTGCAGATTACACATCAAATGTTACTGCGGATAGTTCATATGACAACCttctcaacaatattttttacCAACCAGAAGAGATTTTCCCCATTAATGGCACTCCTGAACAAAGGCAACATGCTTTTTGGGTTCAGGTTGATACCACTTACTACAACACTGCTAGCAGACTCAAG AACATGAAGCTTGAGAAGTGTCTAAACTCAACAAAATGCTTATCACATACACCAAAATTGAAATTTGTGTCAAAAGGAGCAAGTGCAAGCATCTACCTAGACAATGCAGCATATAGAGGCTTCATTCGTGAACAATTTGAGGTGACACAAGTGGACATGGAAAGTGCATCCGTCGCACTTATATGCCGTCAACAAAATGTTCCCTTTATTGTCATTAGGGCTCTCTCCAACTTGCCCGGCGCCACCTCAGAAGATTCCAACGAGCCTGACACCTTTGCGCCGCTCGCCGCCACCAATTCGGTCAAAGTGGTTGTTGAGTTTGTCAAGCTCTTGCCATCATCATTATCAAGCTCTAAGATTAAGAGGTCACCCATGTAG